The proteins below come from a single Balaenoptera musculus isolate JJ_BM4_2016_0621 chromosome 1, mBalMus1.pri.v3, whole genome shotgun sequence genomic window:
- the TMEM275 gene encoding transmembrane protein 275, translating into MPPPEKSQGPPARAPAGRAQGRLPGPPSPALFCACGLCVLLAGVNVTLVGAFASFVPGHNAPLIAGPALLVLALGFFAACCVCSRRRGPAPRSRSTAAAGPCQGGGGGRVALEMESSERTAQDTTAVQLSPAASAASSGRSSPSPGPFALDAPAPAAVYAPRADGVRRDLPRERVAP; encoded by the coding sequence ATGCCGCCCCCGGAGAAGAGCCAGGGCCCCCCGGCCCGGGCGCCCGCGGGCCGCGCTCAAGGCCGGCTGCCCGGCCCGCCGTCCCCCGCGCTGTTCTGCGCCTGCGGCCTGTGCGTGCTGCTGGCGGGCGTGAACGTGACGCTGGTGGGCGCCTTCGCCTCTTTCGTCCCGGGGCACAACGCGCCGCTCATCGCGGGGCCGGCGCTGCTCGTGCTGGCGCTCGGCTTCTTCGCGGCCTGCTGCGTGTGTAGCCGCCGCCGCGGGCCCGCGCCCCGTTCGCGCTCGACGGCGGCCGCGGGTCCCTGCcagggcgggggcggcgggcgggTGGCGCTGGAGATGGAGAGCAGCGAGCGCACGGCGCAGGACACCACGGCCGTGCAGCTCAGCCCCGCCGCCTCGGCCGCGTCGTCGGGCCGCTCaagccccagccccggccccttCGCCCTGGACGCCCCCGCGCCCGCAGCCGTCTACGCGCCGCGCGCCGACGGGGTCCGGCGCGACCTGCCCCGGGAGCGCGTCGCCCCCTAG